The Sporomusa termitida genome has a window encoding:
- a CDS encoding DUF4422 domain-containing protein yields MNSNEVISRLHNANEVILFGAQAIACQIYIALIEAFQIKPKCFLVSWQENNPANIDGIPVLPLSQYDPINGQLILIATPEPYHEQIMELLSKYDNVNYLCIDSHLEYILLSEYFRKKTSFRLLEDYSETCGTNESSPVNIHILMAKSHVDLSLKKAPENPSWVHPIQVGASLTHKQISSLKDNTGDNISQRNRNYSELTASYWLWKNLRCDYKGIFHYRRVLRFDENNLRRMMCNDIDVVLPLPFVCSPDTSRQYGRYISAEDIQLTFQTLEKMQPDYFRASRTILADKYLYNYNMLIARSEVFDQYCNWLFPLLEAIEQHYTAMSTLREDRYIGYIGELLTALYFLYNRDNLKITHGEKIWFV; encoded by the coding sequence ATGAATAGTAATGAAGTAATATCCAGATTGCATAATGCAAACGAAGTAATTCTTTTTGGTGCCCAAGCGATTGCTTGTCAAATTTACATTGCACTAATAGAAGCATTTCAGATTAAACCAAAATGTTTTCTTGTTTCTTGGCAGGAAAATAATCCTGCGAATATTGATGGTATACCTGTACTACCACTTTCACAGTATGATCCTATTAACGGACAACTAATACTAATAGCTACACCTGAGCCTTATCATGAGCAGATTATGGAATTGTTAAGTAAATATGATAATGTGAACTATCTGTGTATTGATTCCCATTTAGAGTATATTTTACTATCTGAATATTTCAGGAAGAAAACCTCCTTCCGTCTTCTCGAAGATTATTCAGAAACTTGTGGCACAAACGAGAGCTCACCAGTGAACATTCATATTTTGATGGCGAAAAGTCACGTTGATTTATCCTTAAAAAAAGCACCAGAGAATCCAAGTTGGGTTCATCCTATACAAGTAGGCGCATCTTTGACACATAAACAGATAAGCAGCCTCAAAGATAATACGGGAGACAATATTTCTCAGAGAAACAGGAATTACTCGGAACTTACGGCATCTTATTGGTTGTGGAAAAACCTGAGATGCGACTATAAAGGAATCTTCCATTACAGGAGAGTATTGCGATTCGATGAAAACAATCTTCGCAGGATGATGTGTAATGACATCGACGTTGTGCTGCCGTTACCGTTTGTATGCAGCCCCGATACATCTAGGCAGTATGGACGGTATATTTCTGCAGAAGACATCCAACTTACTTTCCAAACTCTGGAGAAAATGCAACCGGACTATTTCCGAGCTTCACGCACGATTTTGGCAGATAAGTATCTATATAATTACAATATGCTGATCGCAAGATCCGAAGTTTTCGATCAATACTGCAACTGGCTGTTTCCTTTACTGGAAGCAATAGAACAGCACTATACCGCAATGTCAACCCTCAGAGAAGATCGATATATTGGGTATATCGGCGAATTGCTTACAGCACTGTATTTTCTATATAATCGCGACAATCTAAAAATAACGCATGGTGAAAAAATATGGTTCGTATGA
- a CDS encoding IspD/TarI family cytidylyltransferase has product MNVALIFAGGTGQRMNSRAKPKQFLELHGKPVLLYTLDHFEEHQEIDHIIVVCLENWINELQLMLHRYDFKKIIKIVPGGSTGHESIYNGLKAMENICNKDDIVLIHDGVRPLISEELISENIAKAKKYNTAITAEAAKESVVQSRDGARIDHVPERSTMYVAKAPQSFNYPLIWKYYQMAQKEGLLSIDSAHLLSIYGVEMHMVKSTPNNMKITAPTDYYIFRALYEAMENKQILGI; this is encoded by the coding sequence ATGAATGTAGCTTTGATATTTGCGGGTGGAACTGGACAAAGAATGAACTCACGAGCAAAACCAAAACAATTCCTAGAACTTCATGGGAAGCCTGTGCTTTTGTATACGCTTGATCATTTTGAAGAACATCAAGAGATAGATCATATTATCGTTGTCTGTCTAGAGAATTGGATAAATGAACTGCAACTGATGCTCCATAGGTATGACTTCAAAAAAATTATAAAGATTGTCCCAGGGGGAAGTACAGGACATGAATCCATTTATAATGGACTGAAAGCGATGGAGAATATTTGCAATAAGGATGACATTGTGCTTATCCACGATGGAGTTCGGCCTCTGATTTCTGAAGAATTGATTTCGGAAAATATAGCCAAAGCAAAAAAATATAATACCGCAATTACAGCGGAAGCGGCAAAGGAAAGCGTAGTGCAAAGCAGAGATGGGGCTAGAATTGATCATGTACCTGAGCGAAGTACTATGTATGTGGCAAAAGCTCCGCAGTCTTTTAACTATCCTTTAATTTGGAAATATTATCAGATGGCACAAAAAGAGGGTCTATTGAGTATTGATTCGGCGCACTTGTTAAGTATTTACGGAGTTGAGATGCATATGGTCAAAAGTACGCCCAATAATATGAAGATTACTGCTCCAACGGATTATTACATTTTTCGTGCGTTGTATGAAGCAATGGAAAACAAACAAATACTTGGAATTTAG
- a CDS encoding pyruvate formate lyase family protein, with translation MQSASELFKTMCRDVAITLNDNEFVYFLDFSHLMDASRGYNFGNLTPDYSRFLKSGLSQLKYADNDCSNKFCVDYNSVTDSICMLITRICDELIRQQPHNYAAKLKWFQHMVDHPATNFREALQRILFLNQIIWQSNHRLVGLGGLDSLLIDYFNQDIENGRLSKEDALSIVENFFHILHENYRDKSNMLLGDTGQIIVLGKSDKQGGYIYNDLTLLFIQALERVQLPDPKILLRVNRNTPRNVLETAVKCIATGIGAPLLSNDGVILPQLTRFGIPLSDALDYTTSACWEPLIGGKDTSLNNMTTLNFMRSLNNLFMRDPLTKIDTFEEFKKRYFTYLAWNLNAVKRVIGMQRLQYDPVLSVFMEGCFESKKDVSHGGAVYHNVGITTVALANVVNALLNIKDAVFEKKTASLISIKKMIVTDFADMEDWISMLKSRVNKYGNDDNEIITLTNEITRFVSAETESFVTYLGGKMKFGLSAPTYIDAAKDFPASFDGRRKGEPFKVHISNEESTAYTEVVNFASALDYGDNRFNGNVVDFMITPDFINNNFDKFVDFIALSIENGFFQMQMNVVSSEKLIAARERPEKYSNLIVRVWGFSAYFNDLPEEYKDVLIERALKNERKAG, from the coding sequence ATGCAGTCAGCAAGTGAATTATTTAAAACAATGTGCAGGGATGTCGCCATTACCTTAAACGACAATGAGTTTGTCTATTTTTTGGATTTTAGCCATCTTATGGATGCGTCCAGGGGGTATAATTTCGGCAATCTAACGCCAGACTATTCCCGCTTTTTGAAAAGTGGACTTAGCCAACTAAAATATGCAGATAACGACTGCTCCAACAAGTTTTGTGTCGACTACAATAGCGTGACTGACAGTATATGCATGTTAATTACTCGTATCTGTGATGAACTTATCCGCCAACAACCGCATAATTATGCCGCGAAGCTCAAATGGTTTCAACATATGGTTGATCATCCGGCAACAAACTTCAGAGAGGCTCTACAACGCATTCTGTTTTTGAACCAAATTATTTGGCAGAGCAATCACCGGCTAGTCGGTCTGGGCGGACTGGATTCGTTATTGATCGATTACTTTAACCAAGACATAGAAAATGGAAGGTTAAGTAAAGAAGATGCACTCTCAATTGTTGAAAACTTTTTCCACATCCTGCACGAAAATTATCGTGATAAAAGCAATATGCTGCTTGGAGACACCGGACAAATCATTGTGCTGGGAAAATCTGATAAACAAGGCGGATATATTTACAATGATTTGACGCTTTTATTCATTCAGGCGCTTGAAAGAGTACAACTGCCAGACCCCAAAATTCTTTTGCGCGTAAACAGAAATACGCCGAGGAATGTTTTAGAAACTGCAGTCAAGTGCATTGCGACAGGAATTGGAGCGCCATTGCTGTCAAATGATGGCGTTATTCTTCCGCAGTTGACCCGTTTTGGTATTCCGCTTTCAGATGCCCTGGATTATACTACATCCGCATGCTGGGAGCCTCTCATTGGTGGGAAAGATACTTCGCTGAACAATATGACAACGTTAAATTTCATGCGGAGCTTAAACAACCTGTTTATGCGTGATCCTTTAACGAAAATAGATACGTTTGAAGAATTCAAGAAGCGGTATTTTACGTATTTGGCCTGGAATCTGAATGCAGTAAAGCGAGTTATTGGCATGCAAAGGCTTCAATATGATCCGGTGCTGTCAGTGTTTATGGAAGGTTGTTTTGAAAGCAAGAAAGATGTATCGCATGGCGGTGCAGTATATCACAATGTCGGAATTACTACTGTAGCGTTAGCTAATGTGGTAAATGCCTTGTTGAATATTAAAGACGCAGTCTTTGAGAAGAAAACGGCTTCGCTGATTTCGATTAAGAAAATGATTGTGACTGATTTTGCGGACATGGAAGATTGGATTTCTATGCTGAAATCCAGAGTTAACAAGTATGGTAATGATGATAATGAGATTATCACTTTAACCAACGAAATAACCCGATTTGTATCTGCGGAGACCGAGAGCTTTGTGACCTATTTAGGTGGCAAAATGAAATTTGGTTTGAGTGCGCCGACTTATATTGATGCGGCAAAAGATTTTCCAGCTTCCTTTGATGGCAGGAGAAAAGGTGAACCGTTTAAGGTCCATATTTCCAATGAAGAATCAACCGCCTATACAGAAGTGGTTAATTTTGCTTCCGCGCTAGATTATGGCGATAACCGGTTTAATGGAAATGTAGTAGATTTTATGATCACACCAGATTTTATAAACAATAATTTTGATAAATTTGTTGACTTCATTGCCTTGAGCATAGAGAATGGCTTTTTCCAGATGCAAATGAATGTGGTGAGCAGCGAAAAGCTGATCGCGGCCAGAGAAAGGCCGGAGAAATACAGCAATTTGATTGTACGGGTGTGGGGATTCAGCGCCTATTTTAATGATTTGCCCGAAGAGTACAAGGATGTATTGATAGAACGGGCGTTGAAGAATGAACGGAAAGCCGGTTGA
- a CDS encoding nucleoside-diphosphate sugar epimerase/dehydratase — MASDKYFESFVTLKRWMENRNAGKNLASYFVDHHYKTVGIYGAGDLGSLLYAELKGSNIKVKYFVDRNSEGLLQVAGVPVIALNDIPKHAHIDVLIVTPIGNFDEICRDLIQIVPELSVISLKDAVYEV; from the coding sequence ATGGCGAGCGATAAATATTTTGAAAGCTTTGTAACTCTAAAACGGTGGATGGAAAATCGAAATGCGGGCAAAAATTTAGCTTCATATTTCGTTGACCATCATTATAAAACTGTTGGCATTTACGGTGCAGGTGATTTAGGAAGTTTATTATACGCTGAACTCAAAGGCTCTAACATAAAAGTTAAGTATTTTGTAGACAGAAATTCCGAGGGCCTCTTGCAGGTTGCAGGAGTGCCTGTCATCGCATTGAATGATATTCCGAAACATGCGCATATTGATGTGCTTATTGTTACACCGATAGGTAACTTCGATGAAATTTGCAGGGATTTGATACAAATAGTGCCTGAATTGTCTGTTATCTCACTTAAGGATGCGGTCTACGAGGTATAA